Proteins co-encoded in one Streptococcus ruminicola genomic window:
- a CDS encoding DUF4176 domain-containing protein, whose amino-acid sequence MQNEWLLMLKEALKSLQITDADIEFLESLALVFSGHPDVFTACHLAYLDEEKAYQYHPIIGASYEFTFDYDLGKVTISRPDGQLDLSLPLFQAFLSYVDLLFGKIYPLGSIVELDKELLPEELVASFARENMDFNVVITGRRALVNNQTAYADYIGYVWPYGMDFETQPLLISNLFVKRVISEGYTDARDKHYCDEELRRAYFYDKIFSTLYPKGEIYED is encoded by the coding sequence ATGCAAAATGAATGGCTGCTAATGCTTAAAGAAGCTTTGAAATCTTTACAAATTACTGATGCAGATATCGAATTTTTGGAGAGCTTGGCTTTAGTATTTTCAGGACATCCAGATGTTTTTACAGCTTGTCACTTGGCTTATTTGGATGAAGAAAAAGCTTATCAGTACCATCCAATTATTGGAGCCTCTTATGAATTTACCTTTGATTACGATTTAGGCAAGGTGACGATTAGCAGACCAGATGGTCAGTTGGACTTGTCATTGCCACTATTTCAAGCATTTTTATCATACGTGGACTTGTTATTTGGCAAAATTTATCCTTTAGGCAGTATTGTTGAGCTTGATAAGGAGCTTTTACCTGAAGAATTGGTGGCTTCTTTTGCTCGAGAAAATATGGATTTTAACGTTGTTATCACAGGTCGCCGTGCTTTGGTCAATAACCAGACAGCTTATGCTGATTATATTGGCTATGTCTGGCCGTATGGCATGGATTTTGAGACGCAACCGCTTTTGATTAGTAATCTTTTTGTTAAACGTGTGATTTCAGAAGGTTATACGGATGCGCGTGACAAGCATTATTGTGATGAAGAGTTACGTCGAGCTTATTTTTATGATAAAATTTTCTCAACGTTGTATCCAAAGGGAGAGATTTATGAAGATTAA
- a CDS encoding variable surface protein mvspG, whose translation MAKTGVDLEEWKSLTDGITSSTKGISKIKSLTFTETTLKPFLDFHKNIDKFNASIKKLKTFTKDDADKMYKAGKNKSDDDANEAKHTRSKGGK comes from the coding sequence ATGGCAAAGACGGGAGTAGATTTAGAAGAGTGGAAGAGTTTAACAGATGGTATTACTTCTTCGACAAAAGGTATTAGTAAGATAAAATCACTGACATTTACAGAAACAACTTTAAAACCATTTCTTGATTTTCATAAGAATATTGATAAATTTAATGCATCAATCAAGAAATTGAAGACTTTTACTAAGGATGATGCTGATAAAATGTATAAAGCTGGTAAAAATAAATCAGATGATGATGCTAATGAAGCCAAGCACACACGTAGTAAGGGAGGCAAATAA
- a CDS encoding T7SS effector LXG polymorphic toxin: MKIKMSEVIAQRDSLKSSISQTKSQLSSAKKKLKSAANSEALKGDVKDAIDNKITNYQVPLLTNYVNSLDVISQGYDNLISTFKSIVSENSDSAIIDTDVLQQMVDKFDSPLEQLKTSSNAINKAIDDVADIVTLTKVTTDDAISEFRGAKKVLTNTIKDMGTFNNTVFTSEAGDILDEQNTQIGSLSNLGSSSYTSKKAKDFYKKTAFKTEVKETKLVVSGKARRDQLKNELAKNLYDSKYSGYMVEQTRLEATVGSITAPYLVGKKYYKTAKKWATSAYAEYRFSEDRLGNTIIKKSEKTVDRVLDFVFGTSKTLKKKKSHSIVQYHGNKTVTKSFEKMMKTLGETDYSKEVRKSLKTIEKDGLKGVAKAKEIAKGVVRGTKSNVISEAEEAFNTKTLKNVIKATKKSGRITKGVKTAFKESNVGTALKTGSKFAKGVAVLNVVDGVVETFGNVEKNKTQAKRQGLHGAEVSASVATGFVVDAAKATVKGVASTAAATAGAAAVGAFATGVLGLTAAPVLVTGIVAVGAAIFVSNRIDKIDKSTNLTNNVKSKVNSFIKGCGDFVKGMKGWKSWT; encoded by the coding sequence ATGAAGATTAAGATGAGTGAGGTAATAGCGCAACGCGATAGCCTCAAAAGCTCTATCAGCCAAACAAAGAGTCAATTATCAAGCGCCAAGAAAAAGCTTAAAAGCGCAGCTAATTCAGAGGCTCTAAAAGGTGACGTTAAAGATGCGATTGATAATAAAATCACTAATTACCAAGTGCCTTTGCTGACGAATTATGTGAATAGCTTGGATGTCATCTCGCAGGGCTATGATAATCTTATCAGCACTTTTAAGAGTATTGTGAGTGAAAACAGTGACTCTGCCATTATTGACACAGATGTCTTGCAACAAATGGTGGACAAGTTCGACTCGCCGCTAGAGCAACTAAAGACAAGCTCTAACGCGATTAACAAGGCAATTGACGATGTCGCAGACATTGTCACACTAACTAAAGTGACAACGGATGATGCCATTTCAGAATTTAGAGGAGCCAAGAAAGTCCTAACTAACACTATCAAAGACATGGGAACTTTCAATAATACCGTCTTCACCAGTGAAGCAGGCGACATCCTAGACGAACAAAATACGCAAATTGGAAGCTTATCTAACCTAGGAAGTAGCTCATACACCAGCAAAAAAGCAAAAGATTTCTACAAGAAAACAGCTTTCAAGACAGAAGTCAAAGAAACGAAGCTTGTTGTTAGCGGTAAGGCTAGACGAGACCAGCTAAAAAACGAACTCGCCAAGAATTTGTATGACTCTAAATACAGTGGGTATATGGTAGAGCAGACAAGATTGGAAGCAACTGTTGGTAGTATCACAGCACCTTACTTGGTGGGTAAAAAATACTATAAAACTGCTAAAAAGTGGGCAACCTCAGCTTATGCTGAATATCGTTTCTCAGAAGATCGACTTGGAAATACAATCATTAAAAAATCCGAGAAAACTGTTGACCGTGTTTTGGATTTTGTTTTTGGAACAAGTAAAACTCTTAAAAAGAAAAAGTCACACAGTATTGTTCAATATCATGGCAATAAAACAGTGACTAAGAGTTTTGAAAAAATGATGAAAACACTTGGTGAAACGGATTATTCAAAAGAAGTCAGAAAGTCATTAAAAACAATTGAAAAAGATGGCTTAAAAGGGGTAGCTAAAGCCAAAGAAATTGCGAAAGGTGTTGTAAGAGGAACAAAATCTAATGTGATTTCTGAAGCTGAGGAAGCATTTAATACAAAAACACTTAAAAATGTGATTAAGGCTACCAAGAAATCTGGTAGAATCACTAAAGGTGTGAAAACAGCATTTAAGGAATCAAATGTTGGAACAGCTCTAAAAACTGGTTCAAAATTTGCGAAGGGTGTAGCTGTTCTTAATGTTGTAGATGGTGTGGTTGAGACTTTTGGTAATGTTGAAAAAAATAAAACCCAAGCTAAAAGACAAGGGTTACATGGAGCAGAAGTTTCAGCCAGTGTAGCGACAGGTTTTGTCGTGGATGCAGCTAAAGCTACCGTTAAAGGAGTCGCAAGTACGGCTGCAGCTACAGCAGGAGCGGCTGCTGTAGGGGCCTTTGCGACAGGAGTTCTTGGCCTTACAGCAGCTCCTGTACTAGTAACAGGAATTGTAGCAGTAGGAGCTGCTATATTTGTAAGTAATAGGATTGATAAGATTGATAAGAGTACTAATCTAACTAATAATGTAAAATCTAAAGTTAACTCTTTTATTAAAGGTTGTGGTGATTTTGTAAAAGGAATGAAAGGTTGGAAATCATGGACTTAA